A window of Rhinatrema bivittatum chromosome 2, aRhiBiv1.1, whole genome shotgun sequence contains these coding sequences:
- the LOC115083676 gene encoding zinc finger protein 420-like isoform X1, with protein sequence MPTTSNRKGKSKSRPSPMDVPVGPMDGFVGSGTSVMGSRPARVQRSQSVAQTPRLEQDRKDMKTALGVLPSPEPDPSSVQPLAEPPGSEEGAGLALDPLQPRTLGSLWMVLVRLEATMSSKLERIQGEISSLELRSVTQEKKISAHAKRLQALENKVPVTFEDISVSFSQEEWGYLDEGQKEISRDVKENYETLSSVADNEVIQEEKREENQEEHPAVLALRPRQSGNVCENLSQRTEGGDTSQSQQESEKKQRDHTGESPDGVTAWERNDRELTAIPEHQRHLRSERPFQSNNNDQITSDLHQREEEGKKSFHCDSCGKTYDRKCHLVLHQKSHMGARPFSCSQCGKCFKHKLTLKLHQRIHPQGNTFICIECKKNFFSRESLVIHQRTHTGNRPSHCPQDGESYSSELSLLNPQKMETEERTSSYSESGENIIQMQDLVINEKSQKEEKLFMSTDDDRNFNQKENVTGQLNFQPEERTIASNKCNKSIWYGNVSSRDGKKHTGERPLSCIQAEKCFSRKVDIPQQKKIPKVKSQFICTECGKSFMQKGNLIIHQRIHTGVKPFICSECGKCFSQKTSLKTHQRIHTGEKPFSCSECDKSFRTKGELQTHQIIHTGERPVCIECGKSFSQKASLMLHKRIHTGEKPFICSECNKCFRTKGELQIHQINHTGAKPFTCSECGKRFTQKTSLKTHERIHTGEKPFTCSECDQNFRTKGEHQIHQIIHTGTKPFTCIECGKGFSEIGTFKRHQRIHTGEKPFKCSECGKGFSQNTLLKSHQRIHTGEKPFPCSECDQSFRTKGEHQIHQIIHTGVKPFTCIECGKSFSEIGTFKRHQRIHTGEKPFMCSECGKSFNQKGNLTYHQRIHTGENPFSCTECGKSFSRKTSLRRHQGIHTRVKLNPCTLCGKSFRTKEGLASHQRSHR encoded by the exons ATGCCGACTACATCGAATAGAAAGGGAAAGTCTAAATCTCGCCCGTCTCCCATGGATGTTCCTGTCGGACCGATGGATGGTTTTGTTGGTTCTGGGACTTCAGTGATGGGATCCAGACCTGCGAGGGTCCAGCGGTCCCAGTCTGTAGCTCAGACGCCTCGCCTGGAGCAGGACAGGAAGGATATGAAGACGGCACTGGGAGTTCTGCCTTCTCCAGAGCCAGATCCCTCCTCGGTGCAGCCTCTGGCAGAGCCCCCGGGgtcagaggagggggcagggctggctcTGGATCCACTGCAGCCCAGGACTTTGGGTTCTCTGTGGATGGTTCTGGTGCGGCTGGAAGCGACAATGAGCAGCAAGTTGGAAAGGATTCAAGGGGAAATCTCCTCGCTGGAGCTGCGCTCAGTGACCCAGGAGAAGAAAATCTCAGCTCATGCTAAGCGGCTGCAGGCTCTGGAGAACAAG gtgccggtgacATTTGAGGacatctctgtctctttctcccaggaggagtgggggtatttagatgaaggACAGAAGGAGATTTCCAGGGatgtgaaggagaattatgagaccctgagcTCTGTAG CAGACAATGAGGTCATACaggaagagaaaagggaggagaaTCAAGAAGAACACCCTGCAGTATTGGCACTTAGACCAAGACAATCAGGAAATGTCTGTGAGAATCTTTCCCAGAGGACTGAGGGGGGAGACACGAGCCAAAGTCAGCAGGAATCGGAGAAGAAGCAGCGAGACCACACAGGAGAGTCACCAGATGGAGTCACTGCATGGGAGAGAAATGACAGGGAGCTCACAGCCATCCCTGAGCACCAGAGACACCTGAGATCAGAGAGACCCTTCCAGAGTAATAACAATGATCAAATTACTTCTGACCTTcaccagagagaggaggaagggaagaaatcctttcaCTGTGACTCCTGTGGGAAAACCTATGATAGGAAATGTCATTTAGTATTGCACCAGAAATCCCACATGGGAGCGAGACCTTTTTCATGCTCTCAGTGTGGGAAATGTTTCAAACATAAGTTAACCCTGAaattacaccagagaatccacccTCAAGGGAACACTTTCATTTGTATTGAatgtaagaaaaacttttttagCAGGGAATCCTTAGTAATACACCAAAGAACACACACAGGTAATAGACCATCTCATTGCCCTCAAGATGGGGAATCTTACAGCTCTGAGTTGTCTTTGTTGAATCCCCAGAAAATGGAGACAGAAGAGAGAACATCTTCATATTCTGAAAGTGGAGAAAACATCATTCAAATGCAAGACCTAGTAATTAATGAAAAatcacagaaagaagaaaaattattCATGAGTACTGATGATGACAGAAACTTCAATCAGAAAGAAAATGTCACAGGACAACTAAACTTCCAACCAGAAGAGAGAACAATTGCAagtaataaatgtaataaaagcaTATGGTATGGGAATGTCTCTTCAAGAGATGGAAAAAAGCATACGggtgagagaccattgtcttgcaTTCAGGCTGAAAAATGCTTCAGTAGGAAAGTGGATATCCCCCAACAGAAGAAAATCCCCAAAGTAAAAAGTCAGTttatatgtactgagtgtggtaaaagcttcatgCAGAAGGGTAACCTCATAATCCACcaaagaatccacactggagtgaaaccatttatATGTAGTGAATGTGGTAAATGTTTCAGTCAGAAGACCTCTCTCAAAactcaccagagaatccacactggagaaaaaccatttagttgtagtgaatgtgataaaagctttaggACAAAGGGAGAACTCCAAACCCACCAGATAATCCATACAGGAGAAAGACCTGTATGcattgaatgtggtaaaagcttcagtcagaaggCATCTCTCATGTTGCATAAGAGAatacacactggagagaaaccatttatatgtagtgaatgtaataaatgtTTTAGGACAAAGGGAGAACTTCAAATCCACCAGATAAATCATACAGGagcaaaaccatttacatgtagtgagtgtggtaaaagatTCACTCAGAAGACATCTCTCAAAACTCAtgagagaatccacactggagaaaaaccatttacatgtagtgagtgtgatCAGAACTTTAGGACCAAGGGAGAACACCAAATCCACCAGATAATCCATACAGGGacgaaaccatttacatgtattgaATGTGGTAAAGGTTTCAGTGAGATAGGAACCTTCAAACgtcatcagagaatccacacaggagaaaagccatttaaatgtagTGAATGTGGTAAAGGTTTCAGTCAGAATACACTTCTCAAATctcatcagagaatccacactggagaaaaGCCATTTCCATGTAGTGAGTGTGATCAAAGCTTTAGGACAAAGGGAGAACACCAAATCCACCAGATAATCCATACAGGggtgaaaccatttacatgtattgaatgtggtaaaagtttcagtgaGATAGGAACCTTCAAAcgtcaccagagaatccacactggagaaaaaccatttatgtgtagtgaatgtggtaaaagttttaATCAGAAAGGAAACTTGACTtatcaccagagaatccacacaggagaaaaccctttttcatgtactgaatgtggtaaaagtttcagtcgAAAGACATCTCTCAGACGGCATCAGGGAATTCACACTAGAGTGAAACTAAATCCTTGTACTttatgtggtaaaagcttcagaaCAAAGGAAGGACTTGCAAGCCACCAGAGAAGCCACAGATGA
- the LOC115083676 gene encoding zinc finger protein 420-like isoform X2 codes for MPTTSNRKGKSKSRPSPMDVPVGPMDGFVGSGTSVMGSRPARVQRSQSVAQTPRLEQDRKDMKTALGVLPSPEPDPSSVQPLAEPPGSEEGAGLALDPLQPRTLGSLWMVLVRLEATMSSKLERIQGEISSLELRSVTQEKKISAHAKRLQALENKVPVTFEDISVSFSQEEWGYLDEGQKEISRDVKENYETLSSVDNEVIQEEKREENQEEHPAVLALRPRQSGNVCENLSQRTEGGDTSQSQQESEKKQRDHTGESPDGVTAWERNDRELTAIPEHQRHLRSERPFQSNNNDQITSDLHQREEEGKKSFHCDSCGKTYDRKCHLVLHQKSHMGARPFSCSQCGKCFKHKLTLKLHQRIHPQGNTFICIECKKNFFSRESLVIHQRTHTGNRPSHCPQDGESYSSELSLLNPQKMETEERTSSYSESGENIIQMQDLVINEKSQKEEKLFMSTDDDRNFNQKENVTGQLNFQPEERTIASNKCNKSIWYGNVSSRDGKKHTGERPLSCIQAEKCFSRKVDIPQQKKIPKVKSQFICTECGKSFMQKGNLIIHQRIHTGVKPFICSECGKCFSQKTSLKTHQRIHTGEKPFSCSECDKSFRTKGELQTHQIIHTGERPVCIECGKSFSQKASLMLHKRIHTGEKPFICSECNKCFRTKGELQIHQINHTGAKPFTCSECGKRFTQKTSLKTHERIHTGEKPFTCSECDQNFRTKGEHQIHQIIHTGTKPFTCIECGKGFSEIGTFKRHQRIHTGEKPFKCSECGKGFSQNTLLKSHQRIHTGEKPFPCSECDQSFRTKGEHQIHQIIHTGVKPFTCIECGKSFSEIGTFKRHQRIHTGEKPFMCSECGKSFNQKGNLTYHQRIHTGENPFSCTECGKSFSRKTSLRRHQGIHTRVKLNPCTLCGKSFRTKEGLASHQRSHR; via the exons ATGCCGACTACATCGAATAGAAAGGGAAAGTCTAAATCTCGCCCGTCTCCCATGGATGTTCCTGTCGGACCGATGGATGGTTTTGTTGGTTCTGGGACTTCAGTGATGGGATCCAGACCTGCGAGGGTCCAGCGGTCCCAGTCTGTAGCTCAGACGCCTCGCCTGGAGCAGGACAGGAAGGATATGAAGACGGCACTGGGAGTTCTGCCTTCTCCAGAGCCAGATCCCTCCTCGGTGCAGCCTCTGGCAGAGCCCCCGGGgtcagaggagggggcagggctggctcTGGATCCACTGCAGCCCAGGACTTTGGGTTCTCTGTGGATGGTTCTGGTGCGGCTGGAAGCGACAATGAGCAGCAAGTTGGAAAGGATTCAAGGGGAAATCTCCTCGCTGGAGCTGCGCTCAGTGACCCAGGAGAAGAAAATCTCAGCTCATGCTAAGCGGCTGCAGGCTCTGGAGAACAAG gtgccggtgacATTTGAGGacatctctgtctctttctcccaggaggagtgggggtatttagatgaaggACAGAAGGAGATTTCCAGGGatgtgaaggagaattatgagaccctgagcTCTGTAG ACAATGAGGTCATACaggaagagaaaagggaggagaaTCAAGAAGAACACCCTGCAGTATTGGCACTTAGACCAAGACAATCAGGAAATGTCTGTGAGAATCTTTCCCAGAGGACTGAGGGGGGAGACACGAGCCAAAGTCAGCAGGAATCGGAGAAGAAGCAGCGAGACCACACAGGAGAGTCACCAGATGGAGTCACTGCATGGGAGAGAAATGACAGGGAGCTCACAGCCATCCCTGAGCACCAGAGACACCTGAGATCAGAGAGACCCTTCCAGAGTAATAACAATGATCAAATTACTTCTGACCTTcaccagagagaggaggaagggaagaaatcctttcaCTGTGACTCCTGTGGGAAAACCTATGATAGGAAATGTCATTTAGTATTGCACCAGAAATCCCACATGGGAGCGAGACCTTTTTCATGCTCTCAGTGTGGGAAATGTTTCAAACATAAGTTAACCCTGAaattacaccagagaatccacccTCAAGGGAACACTTTCATTTGTATTGAatgtaagaaaaacttttttagCAGGGAATCCTTAGTAATACACCAAAGAACACACACAGGTAATAGACCATCTCATTGCCCTCAAGATGGGGAATCTTACAGCTCTGAGTTGTCTTTGTTGAATCCCCAGAAAATGGAGACAGAAGAGAGAACATCTTCATATTCTGAAAGTGGAGAAAACATCATTCAAATGCAAGACCTAGTAATTAATGAAAAatcacagaaagaagaaaaattattCATGAGTACTGATGATGACAGAAACTTCAATCAGAAAGAAAATGTCACAGGACAACTAAACTTCCAACCAGAAGAGAGAACAATTGCAagtaataaatgtaataaaagcaTATGGTATGGGAATGTCTCTTCAAGAGATGGAAAAAAGCATACGggtgagagaccattgtcttgcaTTCAGGCTGAAAAATGCTTCAGTAGGAAAGTGGATATCCCCCAACAGAAGAAAATCCCCAAAGTAAAAAGTCAGTttatatgtactgagtgtggtaaaagcttcatgCAGAAGGGTAACCTCATAATCCACcaaagaatccacactggagtgaaaccatttatATGTAGTGAATGTGGTAAATGTTTCAGTCAGAAGACCTCTCTCAAAactcaccagagaatccacactggagaaaaaccatttagttgtagtgaatgtgataaaagctttaggACAAAGGGAGAACTCCAAACCCACCAGATAATCCATACAGGAGAAAGACCTGTATGcattgaatgtggtaaaagcttcagtcagaaggCATCTCTCATGTTGCATAAGAGAatacacactggagagaaaccatttatatgtagtgaatgtaataaatgtTTTAGGACAAAGGGAGAACTTCAAATCCACCAGATAAATCATACAGGagcaaaaccatttacatgtagtgagtgtggtaaaagatTCACTCAGAAGACATCTCTCAAAACTCAtgagagaatccacactggagaaaaaccatttacatgtagtgagtgtgatCAGAACTTTAGGACCAAGGGAGAACACCAAATCCACCAGATAATCCATACAGGGacgaaaccatttacatgtattgaATGTGGTAAAGGTTTCAGTGAGATAGGAACCTTCAAACgtcatcagagaatccacacaggagaaaagccatttaaatgtagTGAATGTGGTAAAGGTTTCAGTCAGAATACACTTCTCAAATctcatcagagaatccacactggagaaaaGCCATTTCCATGTAGTGAGTGTGATCAAAGCTTTAGGACAAAGGGAGAACACCAAATCCACCAGATAATCCATACAGGggtgaaaccatttacatgtattgaatgtggtaaaagtttcagtgaGATAGGAACCTTCAAAcgtcaccagagaatccacactggagaaaaaccatttatgtgtagtgaatgtggtaaaagttttaATCAGAAAGGAAACTTGACTtatcaccagagaatccacacaggagaaaaccctttttcatgtactgaatgtggtaaaagtttcagtcgAAAGACATCTCTCAGACGGCATCAGGGAATTCACACTAGAGTGAAACTAAATCCTTGTACTttatgtggtaaaagcttcagaaCAAAGGAAGGACTTGCAAGCCACCAGAGAAGCCACAGATGA